Proteins co-encoded in one Stenotrophomonas maltophilia genomic window:
- the kdsA gene encoding 3-deoxy-8-phosphooctulonate synthase: MNVSINDTVAVGNDLPFVLFGGLNVLEDLDSTLFAAEKYVEVTGKLGIPYVFKASFDKANRSSIKSFRGVGLEEGIRIFQEVKNRFGVPVITDVHEVDQAAPVAEVVDVLQIPAFLARQTDLVTAIARTDRAINIKKPQFLSPSQMKNIASKIREAGNERIILCERGAQFGYDNLVVDMLGFREMIEATGGLPAIFDVTHSLQRRDSGSEASGGRRRQVVELARAGMAVGLAGLFLEAHPDPDNARCDGPSALPLSALEPFLAQIKAVDDLVKSFPKLDIA, encoded by the coding sequence ATGAACGTTTCCATCAACGATACTGTTGCCGTCGGCAACGACCTCCCCTTCGTCCTGTTCGGTGGTCTGAACGTCCTTGAGGACCTCGACTCCACGCTGTTTGCGGCGGAGAAGTACGTCGAGGTCACCGGCAAGCTCGGTATTCCCTACGTCTTCAAGGCTTCGTTCGACAAGGCCAATCGCTCGTCGATCAAGTCCTTTCGTGGCGTGGGCCTGGAAGAGGGTATCCGCATCTTCCAGGAAGTGAAGAACCGCTTCGGCGTGCCGGTGATCACCGACGTCCATGAAGTGGACCAGGCGGCTCCGGTGGCCGAAGTGGTCGACGTGCTGCAGATCCCCGCGTTCCTGGCGCGCCAGACCGATCTGGTCACCGCCATCGCGCGCACTGACCGGGCGATCAACATCAAGAAGCCGCAGTTCCTCAGCCCGTCGCAGATGAAGAACATCGCCAGCAAGATCCGCGAGGCTGGCAACGAGCGGATCATCCTGTGCGAGCGTGGCGCGCAGTTCGGCTACGACAACCTGGTCGTGGACATGCTGGGCTTCCGCGAGATGATCGAGGCCACCGGTGGCCTGCCGGCCATCTTCGATGTGACCCACAGTCTGCAGCGCCGCGACTCCGGCAGTGAGGCCTCCGGTGGCCGCCGCCGCCAGGTGGTGGAGCTGGCGCGTGCGGGCATGGCGGTTGGCCTGGCCGGGCTGTTCCTGGAGGCGCATCCGGACCCGGACAACGCGCGTTGCGATGGTCCGAGCGCGTTGCCGCTGAGCGCCCTTGAGCCCTTCCTGGCACAGATCAAGGCAGTCGATGATCTGGTCAAGTCGTT